In Marasmius oreades isolate 03SP1 chromosome 3, whole genome shotgun sequence, a single window of DNA contains:
- a CDS encoding uncharacterized protein (BUSCO:EOG092634G9) has translation MHRLSRQIVSTTRLLRPQKALDRYPFASLPLCRRCISQNKLSNLPDSLAQGPFGELYQNLRADLPRDELVKISAGLIKSAEDERQVERVVMFLEENYPHLDEEELHDEITRLLESKVSSESSGEVPESSEMGSKEAEAKVEPTSVSGRYQVSNHQDLTEVLDTQEAQEAIVMLNRPEKEKFQELTVAIMSKEEGVDVSSMRQLAELLGQYGLKMDVVDNTSSESVGDAEYQEQFMTEEQAELARRRAIAEANPLAQTEEEEERRPYPNLMSADPLMDSRDVLELPPTPENPFHNRVVVRNHTSMFHEAMALDGFDFEDPRWEPTRTDLSEEEITLNESAGVDASVSNENFFIFPLVQRWTTQQTGKGKIKHFQVFLVTGDGNGMVGLGIGMDEERETAFQKARIDALKKLDYVDRYENRTIWTDMKSKFRSTEIIMRPRPTGFGLRCGPIMHQVLKAAGIKDVSGKVWGSRNPVMIMQGLMKMLHGGHAPLGMGNGIGGKGKRLAKGSGMRTQFDVERDRGRKLVSIRK, from the exons ATGCATAGGCTCTCGAGGCAGATAGTATCCACAACGCGTCTGCTTCGACCTCAAAAAGCCTTGGACCGATATCCCTTCGCCTCTCTCCCCCTGTGTCGCCGTTGTATCTCCCAAAACAAACTTTCGAATTTACCTGACTCCCTCGCACAAGGACCTTTTGGCGAACTCTACCAGAATTTGAGGGCGGATTTACCGAGGGACGAGCTTGTGAAGATCAGTGCTGGGCTTATAAAGAGTGCGGAGGATGAACGGCAGGTTGAGAGAGTGGTTATGTTTCTAGAGGAGAATTATCCTCATTtagatgaggaggagctgCATGATGAAATAACACGTCTTTTGGAATCTAAAGTGAGTTCGGAATCATCGGGTGAGGTTCCCGAGTCTTCAGAGATGGGTTCAAAGGAAGCGGAGGCGAAGGTTGAGCCAACGTCTG TCTCAGGCAGATATCAAGTATCCAACCACCAAGATCTTACAGAGGTTTTAGATACACAAGAGGCGCAGGAAGCTATCGTGATGCTCAACAGACCTGAGAAAGAGAAGTTCCAAGAGCTGACGGTCGCAATCATGTCCAAGGAGGAAGGAGTTGATGTCTCTTCTATGCGTCAACTTGCTGAACTTCTAGGTCAATACGGACTCAAGATGGATGTCGTCGACAACACAAGCTCTGAGTCCGTTGGAG ACGCTGAGTATCAGGAGCAGTTTATGACCGAAGAACAAGCAGAACTGGCGCGAAGGAGAGCTATAGCTGAAGCCA ATCCTCTTGCGCAgaccgaagaagaggaagaacgcCGTCCATACCCAAATCTCATGTCCGCCGATCCTCTCATGGACTCGCGCGACGTCCTTGAACTTCCGCCAACCCCCGAAAATCCATTCCACAACCGCGTTGTCGTACGGAATCACACTTCAATGTTTCATGAAGCTATGGCGCTCGATGGTTTCGATTTTGAAGACCCGCGTTGGGAACCCACGAGAACAGATCTAAGTGAAGAGGAGATAACTCTCAACGAAAGTGCTGGAGTTGACGCTTCGGTTTCGAACGAAAACTTTTTCATCTTTCCCCTCGTTCAGCGATGGACAACGCAACAGACCGGGAAAGGGAAGATAAAACATTTTCAGGTTTTCCTTGTGACCGGTGACGGGAATGGCATGGTTGGTTTGGGAATAGGAATGGATGAGGAACGCGAGACGGCTTTCCAGAAGGCACGAATCGACGCGTTAAAGAAGCTGGACTATGTCGACAGATACGAGAACAGGACGATTTGGACAGATATGAAGAGCAAATTTCGATCCACGGAAATCATAATGCGACCTCGACCTACCGGCTTTGGTTTACGGTGTGGTCCTATTATGCATCAGGTTCTGAAGGCAGCTGGGATCAAAGACGTTAGCGGGAAAGTATGGGGAAGCCGGAATCCTGTCATGATCATGCAAGGTCTAATGAAGATGTTGCACGGTGGACATGCTCCTCTCGGTATGGGGAACGGCATTGGTGGTAAGGGGAAGCGCCTGGCGAAGGGTAGCGGTATGCGGACACAGTTTGACGTGGAGAGGGATAGAGGTAGGAAGTTGGTTAGTATTAGAAAGTAA